Proteins encoded together in one Oncorhynchus masou masou isolate Uvic2021 chromosome 3, UVic_Omas_1.1, whole genome shotgun sequence window:
- the ptf1a gene encoding pancreas transcription factor 1 subunit alpha, with protein MDTVLDTFTGLDSFSSPYFDEDDFFTDQSSRDHLDTDEFLDDDVDFLTSHFQDYYKDSRLAHDGDYCEIGNFSFSSSSSTFSYECTDSTSELSPQMGGDVPMLKRRRRMRSDMEMQHLRQAANVRERRRMQSINDAFEGLRSHIPTLPYEKRLSKVDTLRLAIGYINFLAELVQSDMPIRNSDSEAPTQPKKVIICHRGTRSPSPSDPDYGLPPLAGHSLSWTDEKQLKDQNIIRTAKVWTPEDPRKLHMKPSLNNIENEPPFSLT; from the exons ATGGACACTGTCTTAGATACATTTACAGGATTGGACTCCTTCTCTTCCCCTTATTTTGACGAGGATGATTTCTTTACGGACCAGTCCTCCAGGGACCACTTGGACACCGACGAGTTTCTAGATGACGATGTCGATTTTCTCACCAGCCATTTCCAAGATTACTACAAGGACAGCAGGTTAGCGCACGATGGGGACTATTGTGAAATTGGCAActtttccttctcttcctcctcctctaccttctcttATGAATGCACTGACAGCACCTCAGAGCTGTCGCCTCAGATGGGAGGAGATGTCCCGATGCTAAAAAGGCGGAGGCGGATGAGATCCGATATGGAGATGCAACATTTACGGCAGGCTGCCAACGTCCGGGAGCGGCGGAGGATGCAGTCCATTAACGATGCTTTCGAGGGACTCCGGTCTCACATCCCCACTCTGCCATACGAGAAGAGGCTCTCCAAAGTCGATACCCTGCGCCTGGCCATTGGCTACATCAACTTCCTCGCTGAGCTCGTACAGTCGGACATGCCCATCCGAAACTCCGACAGTGAAGCACCGACTCAACCCAAAAAAGTTATAATTTGCCACAGAGGAACAA GATCTCCGTCTCCAAGTGACCCTGACTACGGGTTGCCTCCCCTTGCCGGCCACTCTCTGTCCTGGACAGACGAGAAACAGCTGAAAGACCAGAACATCATTAGAACCGCTAAAGTTTGGACACCCGAGGACCCACGAAAACTGCACATGAAACCCTCCCTGAACAACATTGAAAACGAGCCTCCTTTCAGCTTAACCTGA